A part of Olleya sp. Bg11-27 genomic DNA contains:
- a CDS encoding NAD(P)/FAD-dependent oxidoreductase, whose product MPSNFDVIIIGGGLAGLSSAIHLSKNKHSVLVIEKNEYPKHKVCGEYISNEVLPYLNFLGVDVFKLGAKRIDKFELSTPKNKLVKANLPLGGFGISRYCLDNQLAKVALANQATITQDTVENVTFTNDVFSVETKSNKYTSKIVIGAYGKRANLDVKLNRNFIKNKSPFLAVKTHLKGVFPENLVALHNFEGGYCGISKVEDDSINLCYITNFEAFKKYKDIDEFQRKVLYKNTALKLVFENTTSVFETPLTISQISFETKNPIENHILMCGDTAGMIHPLCGNGMSMAIRSAQMASLLIIQFFNGTIKDREGLEKQYLREWNTEFKSRLTTGHIVAKLFSCNKLAEVLIRIVKTIPSILPQIIKRTHGKTMTIK is encoded by the coding sequence ATTCCCTCAAATTTTGATGTTATTATTATTGGTGGAGGATTAGCAGGTCTTAGTAGTGCCATCCATTTATCAAAAAATAAGCATAGTGTTTTGGTTATCGAAAAAAACGAGTATCCAAAACATAAGGTTTGTGGCGAGTATATTTCTAACGAAGTCTTACCTTACTTAAATTTTCTGGGAGTAGACGTTTTTAAACTAGGCGCAAAAAGGATTGATAAATTTGAACTATCTACACCTAAAAACAAGCTTGTAAAGGCCAATTTGCCACTTGGTGGTTTTGGTATTAGTCGCTATTGTTTAGATAACCAATTGGCAAAGGTTGCATTAGCAAATCAGGCTACCATTACTCAAGATACAGTAGAAAATGTAACGTTTACTAATGATGTGTTTTCGGTTGAAACTAAATCAAATAAGTATACTTCAAAAATAGTGATTGGCGCTTATGGCAAACGTGCTAATTTGGACGTCAAGCTCAATCGTAATTTCATTAAAAACAAATCCCCTTTTTTAGCAGTTAAAACACATTTAAAAGGCGTTTTTCCTGAAAACTTAGTGGCGCTTCATAATTTTGAAGGTGGTTATTGTGGTATCTCAAAAGTAGAAGACGATAGTATAAATCTATGCTACATCACCAATTTTGAGGCTTTTAAAAAGTATAAAGATATTGACGAGTTTCAGCGGAAAGTACTTTATAAAAATACCGCTTTAAAATTAGTTTTTGAAAACACAACTTCAGTTTTTGAAACGCCTTTAACTATTAGTCAGATTTCTTTCGAAACCAAAAACCCTATAGAAAACCATATCTTAATGTGTGGTGATACTGCAGGAATGATTCATCCTTTATGTGGTAATGGAATGAGCATGGCAATACGCAGTGCACAAATGGCATCACTATTAATTATTCAATTTTTTAATGGTACAATAAAGGACAGAGAAGGATTAGAAAAACAGTATCTTAGAGAATGGAATACCGAGTTTAAATCGCGATTAACAACAGGTCATATTGTAGCAAAACTATTTAGTTGCAACAAATTGGCTGAGGTTTTAATACGTATCGTAAAAACGATACCAAGTATTTTGCCACAAATTATTAAGCGTACACATGGTAAAACAATGACAATTAAATGA
- a CDS encoding 3-oxoacyl-ACP synthase has product MNKDDNIKQVLHSKCVQFTKNRLDTINKTINELQESLTSETKSSAGDKHETGRAMVQLEREKAGKQLAEIQKVNQLLAKISVEKTSRTIGLGSVVYTTKANYYIAISVGELEVDSSNFYAIAANTPIAQLILGKTIGDNIVFREQNFSITNVN; this is encoded by the coding sequence ATGAATAAAGACGATAATATAAAGCAAGTATTGCATAGTAAGTGTGTTCAGTTTACTAAAAATAGATTAGATACAATTAATAAAACGATTAACGAACTGCAGGAGTCTTTAACCTCTGAAACAAAAAGTAGTGCTGGAGATAAGCATGAAACGGGACGCGCAATGGTACAGCTTGAACGTGAAAAAGCAGGGAAGCAATTGGCTGAGATCCAGAAAGTAAATCAACTATTAGCTAAAATAAGTGTAGAAAAAACGTCTAGAACCATTGGCTTAGGAAGTGTTGTATATACAACAAAGGCTAATTATTATATTGCGATTAGCGTTGGTGAATTGGAGGTTGATAGCTCTAATTTTTATGCTATTGCTGCCAATACGCCAATAGCACAATTAATATTAGGTAAAACAATTGGTGATAACATTGTGTTTAGGGAGCAAAATTTTTCCATAACAAATGTTAACTAA
- the mtgA gene encoding monofunctional biosynthetic peptidoglycan transglycosylase: MSRVVRFFAKIMMWFVIVTVALVVVYKWVPVPITPLMVIRYFEKDSPKILKHDWEPVENISKNLQLAVICSEDQRFLKHNGFDLKAIEKAYEDNKKGKRIKGGSTISQQTAKNVFLWPQRSWLRKGLEVYFTFLIESIWSKERIIEVYLNSIEMGNGVYGAESAAQFWFKKPASKLSKLEASAIAAILPNPRKYKANPVTNYIASRKSWIMKQMNFYGTLNYKTEDE, translated from the coding sequence ATGTCGAGAGTGGTCCGGTTTTTTGCCAAAATTATGATGTGGTTTGTAATTGTTACAGTTGCATTGGTAGTTGTGTATAAATGGGTTCCGGTTCCTATTACACCTTTGATGGTTATTAGGTATTTTGAAAAAGACAGCCCTAAAATTTTGAAACATGATTGGGAGCCGGTTGAAAATATTTCTAAAAATTTACAATTAGCAGTCATTTGTAGTGAAGATCAGCGTTTTTTAAAACATAATGGTTTCGACTTAAAAGCCATTGAAAAAGCGTATGAAGACAACAAAAAAGGCAAACGTATAAAGGGAGGTAGTACCATAAGTCAACAAACTGCAAAAAATGTGTTTTTATGGCCACAACGGAGTTGGTTGCGAAAAGGATTAGAGGTTTATTTTACCTTTTTAATCGAGTCTATTTGGTCTAAAGAACGCATTATTGAGGTTTATTTAAATAGTATAGAAATGGGCAATGGTGTGTATGGCGCAGAATCGGCAGCACAATTTTGGTTTAAAAAACCAGCCTCCAAATTATCAAAATTAGAGGCATCCGCAATTGCAGCAATATTGCCTAATCCTAGAAAGTATAAAGCAAACCCTGTGACTAACTATATAGCGTCTAGAAAAAGTTGGATAATGAAACAGATGAATTTTTACGGTACTTTAAATTATAAAACGGAGGATGAATAA
- a CDS encoding NAD(P)/FAD-dependent oxidoreductase encodes MTLSYWEIKSWLTNVDYTIVGSGIVGLNCALQLKKRFPKASILILEKGTLPQGASTKNAGFACFGSLSEIIDDLKTHSEEDVLNLVKKRRAGLQKLRTTLGDKSIDYQQWGGYELFSENTSLFETCLNQKDAVNALLRPIFKTDVFSLKGDTFGFKNIKEQYCFNQFEGQIDTGRMMEALLQKVLSNGIKILNNVSVTNFLEDVNSVKVETSQFSFSTCKLLIATNGFASALAIPEVKPARAQVLITKPIKGLHIKGTFHLDEGYYYFRNIDNRILFGGGRNLDFKAEETTELSQTALVQNRLERLLKTTILPNIPFEVEHRWSGIMGVGAQKKPVLKQISNHVFCGVRLGGMGVAIGSLVGEELANLIT; translated from the coding sequence ATGACATTAAGTTACTGGGAAATAAAATCATGGCTTACCAATGTAGATTATACTATTGTTGGTAGTGGTATTGTGGGTTTAAATTGCGCGTTACAATTAAAGAAGCGGTTTCCAAAAGCAAGTATTTTAATTTTAGAAAAAGGAACCTTGCCACAAGGGGCAAGTACTAAAAATGCAGGCTTTGCCTGTTTTGGAAGTTTAAGTGAAATTATTGATGACCTTAAAACGCATTCAGAAGAAGACGTTTTAAACTTAGTAAAAAAACGTAGGGCTGGATTGCAAAAATTAAGGACTACTTTGGGTGATAAAAGTATAGATTATCAACAATGGGGAGGCTATGAGTTGTTTAGCGAAAATACAAGCTTATTTGAAACTTGTTTAAATCAAAAAGACGCTGTTAATGCATTATTGAGGCCCATCTTTAAAACTGACGTGTTTAGTTTAAAAGGAGATACGTTTGGTTTTAAAAACATTAAAGAGCAGTATTGTTTTAATCAATTTGAAGGACAAATAGATACAGGACGCATGATGGAGGCTTTATTGCAAAAAGTGCTCTCAAATGGCATTAAAATACTAAATAACGTTTCTGTTACTAATTTTTTGGAAGATGTTAATTCGGTAAAAGTGGAGACTAGTCAGTTTAGTTTTTCGACTTGTAAATTATTAATTGCAACCAATGGCTTTGCTTCTGCTTTAGCTATTCCTGAAGTAAAACCTGCAAGAGCACAAGTGTTAATTACTAAACCCATAAAAGGATTGCATATTAAAGGGACCTTTCATTTGGATGAAGGGTATTATTATTTCCGAAACATCGATAACCGAATCTTATTTGGTGGTGGTCGAAACCTTGATTTTAAAGCGGAAGAAACCACTGAGTTGAGTCAAACAGCATTAGTTCAAAACAGATTAGAAAGGCTTTTAAAAACGACTATTTTGCCAAATATACCGTTTGAGGTTGAGCATCGCTGGAGTGGAATTATGGGTGTTGGTGCTCAAAAAAAACCGGTTTTAAAACAAATTAGTAATCATGTGTTTTGTGGTGTGCGTTTAGGCGGAATGGGTGTTGCTATTGGTAGTTTGGTGGGAGAGGAATTAGCAAATCTTATAACATAG
- a CDS encoding zinc-dependent metalloprotease: protein MKHFYAKNLIVLIVLFSFTSNSYAQKGKNFWRTTSKAEVVKGELTIRKSEPVKSAFFKLDISGLKAYLSDAPKRFESNIASSKFMSFPTSDGTLEVFDVMEASMMEPELQQKYSNITTYVGKSIENPVNTMRFSITPQGLHTISFNENVGMEYIDPYTKSGENYIVYAKKDLPILNQNWTCDVIDDAVEVEDQVGSNRVFNANDGIMRDFRLALACTIEYAAFHWMAAGIPSTATEATKRAAVLAAMVVTINRNNFIYERDLSVTMTLVANNESIIFIDTDNFTNNDSNDLIDESQAQITALIGSANFDVGHTFSTGGGGLASLNSPCNINSKARGITGLSNPVGDAYDIDFVAHELGHQFGAPHTFNGNSGSCAGNNRSASNAYEPGSGSTIMAYAGICAPQNVQSNSDAYFHQKSLQMIWDNISSGVSQCGAQIATGNSAPTAEAGLNYVIPKSTPFKLTGTSTDADGITSHTYTWEQYDLGSAGLPLETNIIGPLVRSFEGTSNATRYIPRLVDIVNNGGVSTTWEKLASVGRIENFRLTVRDNDPNGGQSAVDNMFATVDDSDGPFLVTSQNTDQIVWTAGNVETINWDVAGTDVAPGVATPNVNILLSTDNGLTFDTVLASNVANNGSYDITVPNLTAPFCRLMVEGAGNIFFNLNEKSFAIGDYTYVPGDQTCQDYTFNGGIDVPEDAGSYSGYALNIPDSGIISDVNINVSFTTADNSDLFYAIRGPWQTDEIQQLASGICSTAVDTNLTFDDEGVATDCSSTNNGDNVLPQVALSFADGQNAAGDWIFFVTDVNVDGTLSTWNELTITICQEGGFTPVLSIDSFGFEDNFSVYPNPNNGEFSIKFSDVSGDVNVEVFDIRGRSVLQNNYSKITGDFNKSLNLGNVESGIYLLNIKNNGRTITKKIVVE, encoded by the coding sequence ATGAAACATTTTTACGCTAAAAATTTAATTGTATTAATAGTGTTATTTTCATTTACCTCTAATTCTTATGCTCAAAAAGGTAAGAATTTTTGGAGAACGACCTCTAAGGCTGAAGTTGTGAAAGGTGAATTGACTATTAGAAAATCGGAACCTGTTAAATCAGCATTCTTTAAATTGGACATTTCTGGTCTAAAAGCCTATCTAAGCGATGCACCAAAAAGATTTGAGAGTAATATTGCTTCCTCTAAATTTATGAGTTTTCCAACATCTGATGGTACACTTGAAGTTTTTGATGTTATGGAGGCTTCTATGATGGAGCCAGAATTACAACAAAAGTATTCTAACATTACAACTTATGTTGGTAAAAGTATAGAGAATCCAGTAAATACGATGAGGTTTAGTATTACACCACAGGGATTACATACGATATCATTTAATGAGAATGTGGGTATGGAATATATTGATCCATATACAAAAAGTGGAGAAAATTATATTGTTTACGCAAAAAAAGATTTACCTATTTTAAATCAAAATTGGACGTGTGATGTTATAGATGACGCTGTGGAAGTAGAAGATCAAGTGGGTTCAAATAGAGTCTTTAATGCTAACGACGGAATCATGAGGGATTTTAGACTAGCGTTAGCTTGTACAATTGAGTATGCTGCTTTTCACTGGATGGCTGCAGGGATACCTAGCACAGCTACAGAAGCAACTAAAAGAGCAGCCGTTTTAGCAGCTATGGTAGTTACTATAAATAGAAATAATTTTATTTACGAAAGAGATTTGTCTGTTACGATGACATTGGTGGCTAATAATGAAAGTATTATTTTTATTGATACGGATAATTTCACAAACAATGATTCGAATGATTTAATAGACGAAAGTCAAGCTCAGATCACAGCTTTAATAGGGTCTGCTAACTTTGATGTAGGGCATACTTTTTCTACTGGAGGAGGAGGATTAGCATCATTAAATTCGCCTTGTAATATTAATTCTAAGGCCAGAGGAATAACGGGTTTGTCTAATCCAGTTGGTGATGCATACGATATCGATTTTGTTGCTCATGAATTGGGTCATCAATTTGGTGCTCCACATACGTTTAATGGGAATTCGGGTAGTTGTGCTGGAAATAATAGATCAGCTTCTAATGCTTACGAACCAGGAAGTGGATCAACTATCATGGCATATGCTGGTATTTGCGCACCTCAAAATGTGCAATCAAATAGTGATGCATATTTTCATCAAAAAAGTTTGCAGATGATTTGGGATAATATTTCTTCAGGTGTTAGTCAATGTGGCGCTCAAATAGCGACAGGAAACAGTGCTCCTACAGCAGAGGCAGGATTAAATTATGTGATACCTAAATCTACACCTTTTAAATTAACAGGGACGTCAACAGATGCTGACGGAATTACTTCTCATACTTATACTTGGGAGCAGTATGATTTAGGTTCGGCAGGACTTCCGTTAGAAACTAACATAATAGGGCCATTAGTTAGGTCATTTGAAGGAACATCAAATGCAACTAGATATATCCCAAGGTTAGTGGATATTGTGAATAATGGAGGTGTATCTACAACATGGGAGAAATTAGCTTCTGTAGGAAGAATAGAAAATTTTAGATTAACAGTAAGAGATAATGATCCAAATGGTGGCCAATCGGCTGTTGATAATATGTTTGCTACGGTGGATGATTCAGATGGACCATTTTTAGTTACCTCACAAAATACGGATCAAATTGTTTGGACAGCTGGAAACGTAGAAACTATCAATTGGGATGTTGCGGGTACGGATGTTGCACCAGGTGTAGCAACTCCAAACGTCAACATACTATTGTCTACGGATAATGGTTTAACATTTGATACCGTTTTAGCTTCAAATGTTGCAAATAATGGAAGTTATGATATAACAGTGCCTAACTTGACAGCTCCATTTTGTAGACTTATGGTAGAAGGTGCTGGGAATATATTTTTCAATCTTAATGAAAAATCATTTGCAATAGGAGATTACACTTATGTTCCAGGTGATCAAACTTGTCAAGATTATACTTTTAACGGAGGTATTGATGTTCCTGAAGATGCAGGTTCATATTCTGGTTATGCGTTAAATATTCCAGATAGTGGAATAATTTCAGATGTAAATATAAATGTTAGTTTTACTACTGCGGATAACTCAGATTTATTTTATGCAATTAGAGGGCCTTGGCAAACGGATGAAATACAACAATTAGCTTCTGGTATTTGTAGCACAGCTGTAGATACAAATTTAACATTTGATGACGAAGGTGTAGCTACTGATTGTAGTAGTACTAATAACGGGGACAACGTGCTACCTCAAGTTGCTTTATCTTTTGCCGACGGACAAAATGCTGCAGGGGATTGGATTTTCTTTGTAACAGATGTAAATGTTGATGGAACTTTATCAACTTGGAATGAATTAACGATTACAATATGTCAAGAAGGTGGATTTACACCAGTATTAAGTATTGATAGTTTTGGTTTTGAAGATAATTTTTCTGTGTACCCTAATCCAAATAATGGAGAATTTTCAATTAAGTTTAGTGATGTGTCAGGAGATGTTAATGTGGAAGTTTTTGATATTAGAGGACGTAGTGTTTTACAAAATAATTATAGTAAAATAACTGGTGATTTTAATAAGTCTTTAAACTTAGGAAATGTAGAATCTGGTATATATTTACTTAATATAAAAAATAACGGAAGAACAATTACTAAAAAGATTGTAGTTGAATAA
- the accC gene encoding acetyl-CoA carboxylase biotin carboxylase subunit — protein MFKKVLIANRGEIALRVIRTCKEMGIKTVAVYSTADAESLHVKFADEAVCIGPAASSESYLKMSNIIAAAEITNADAIHPGYGFLSENAKFSKICEEHQIKFIGASEDMINRMGDKANAKATMIAAGVPVVPGSEGIIETFEDCIIVAKETGYPVMLKASAGGGGKGMRAVWKEEDLQNAWESARAESKAAFGNNDMYMEKLIEEPRHIEIQIVGDSTGKACHLSERDCSIQRRHQKLTEEVPSPFMTTALRKKMGEAAVKAAEYIKYEGAGTVEFLVDKHRNFYFMEMNTRIQVEHPITEQVIDFDLIREQILVAAGVPISGKNYLPQLHSIECRINAEDPFNDFRPSPGRITTLHAPGGHGVRLDTHVYAGYSIPPNYDSMIAKLITTAQTREEAISKMKRALDEFVIEGIKTTIPFHRQLMDHPDYIAGNYTTKFMEDFVIEKQIEE, from the coding sequence ATGTTTAAAAAAGTATTAATTGCCAATAGAGGAGAGATAGCATTACGTGTTATCAGAACCTGTAAAGAAATGGGCATAAAGACAGTTGCAGTATACTCTACTGCGGATGCTGAAAGTTTACACGTCAAATTTGCTGATGAAGCAGTTTGTATTGGACCAGCAGCTAGTAGTGAGTCATATTTAAAAATGTCTAATATTATTGCTGCAGCAGAAATTACAAATGCTGACGCGATACACCCAGGTTACGGATTTTTATCTGAAAACGCTAAGTTTTCTAAAATCTGTGAAGAACACCAAATTAAATTTATTGGTGCTTCAGAAGATATGATTAACAGAATGGGAGATAAGGCTAACGCTAAGGCAACAATGATTGCTGCAGGTGTACCTGTTGTTCCAGGAAGTGAAGGTATTATTGAAACCTTTGAAGATTGTATCATAGTTGCTAAAGAAACCGGTTATCCGGTAATGCTTAAGGCATCTGCCGGTGGTGGAGGTAAAGGAATGCGTGCGGTTTGGAAGGAAGAAGATTTGCAAAACGCTTGGGAGTCTGCTCGTGCAGAATCTAAAGCTGCTTTTGGAAATAATGACATGTACATGGAAAAACTTATTGAAGAGCCACGTCATATCGAAATCCAAATTGTTGGAGATAGCACAGGAAAAGCATGTCATTTATCAGAAAGAGATTGTTCTATACAACGTCGTCATCAAAAGTTAACAGAAGAAGTGCCTTCTCCTTTTATGACAACAGCATTACGTAAAAAAATGGGTGAAGCAGCTGTAAAAGCAGCAGAATACATTAAATACGAAGGCGCAGGAACAGTTGAGTTTTTAGTGGATAAGCATAGAAATTTCTACTTTATGGAAATGAATACACGTATCCAAGTAGAACACCCAATTACTGAGCAAGTAATTGATTTTGACTTAATCCGTGAGCAAATATTAGTTGCTGCCGGTGTACCAATTTCTGGTAAAAATTACTTACCACAATTGCACTCAATTGAATGTCGTATAAATGCAGAAGATCCGTTTAATGATTTTCGCCCGTCACCAGGAAGAATAACAACGTTACATGCTCCAGGTGGTCATGGTGTACGATTAGATACGCATGTTTATGCAGGCTATAGTATTCCGCCAAATTACGATTCAATGATTGCTAAGTTAATTACAACTGCGCAAACACGTGAAGAGGCTATTAGTAAAATGAAACGTGCTCTAGATGAGTTTGTTATCGAAGGTATCAAAACAACAATCCCGTTTCATCGACAATTAATGGATCATCCAGATTATATAGCTGGTAATTATACCACTAAATTTATGGAAGATTTTGTTATAGAAAAACAAATAGAAGAATAA
- the accB gene encoding acetyl-CoA carboxylase biotin carboxyl carrier protein, protein MDLKDIQNLIKFVAKSGASEVKLETDDVKITIRTGSDTETTYVQHMPMQGQMPMQQAMQPAPVAPVATEVVAPVEDENSKYITVKSPIIGTFYRKPSPDKPLFVEVGQTIAEGDVLCIIEAMKLFNEIESEVSGKVVKILVDDSSPVEFDQPLFLVDPS, encoded by the coding sequence ATGGATTTAAAAGACATTCAAAACTTAATTAAATTTGTAGCCAAATCTGGTGCAAGTGAAGTTAAATTAGAAACTGACGACGTTAAAATCACGATCAGAACAGGTTCTGATACAGAAACGACGTACGTACAGCATATGCCAATGCAAGGTCAAATGCCGATGCAGCAAGCAATGCAACCTGCACCTGTAGCACCTGTAGCGACAGAAGTAGTAGCTCCCGTAGAAGACGAAAACTCAAAATATATTACTGTTAAGTCTCCAATTATTGGTACTTTTTATAGAAAACCATCTCCTGACAAACCATTGTTTGTAGAGGTAGGACAAACTATAGCAGAAGGAGATGTACTTTGTATAATCGAAGCTATGAAATTATTTAACGAAATAGAATCTGAAGTTTCAGGTAAAGTCGTTAAAATATTAGTGGACGATTCTTCTCCAGTAGAGTTTGATCAACCATTATTTTTAGTAGACCCATCTTAA
- a CDS encoding beta-ketoacyl-ACP synthase III has translation MSKISAAITAVGGYVPDYVMSNKVLETLVDTNDEWITSRTGIKERRILKLEGEGTSYLAINAAKDLLKKQNINPKEIDLVIVATATPDMLVASTAVYTATEIGATNAFAYDLQAACSSFLYGLSTATSYIESGRYKKVLLIGADKMSSIIDYTDRSTCIIFGDGAGAVLLEPNTEGLGLQDEYLRSDGSGREFLKIQAGGSITPPSQETIDNKQHFVHQDGRTVFKFAVSNMADVCEKIMQRNNLTNDDVSWLVPHQANMRIIDATAKRMNLEDDKVLKNIHRYGNTTSATLPLLLYDFESKLKKGDNLIFAAFGGGFTWGSIYLKWAYNS, from the coding sequence ATGAGCAAAATCTCTGCTGCAATAACTGCTGTTGGTGGTTACGTACCAGACTATGTTATGTCTAATAAGGTTCTAGAAACTCTTGTAGATACAAACGATGAATGGATTACATCAAGAACAGGAATTAAAGAGCGTAGGATTCTTAAACTAGAAGGCGAAGGAACATCATACCTTGCCATTAATGCAGCTAAAGATCTGCTTAAAAAACAAAATATAAATCCTAAAGAAATTGACTTAGTCATTGTTGCAACAGCAACACCTGACATGCTTGTCGCTTCTACAGCTGTTTATACAGCTACTGAAATAGGCGCAACAAACGCGTTTGCATACGATCTGCAAGCAGCATGCTCAAGCTTTCTTTATGGACTATCTACAGCAACAAGTTATATAGAATCAGGACGTTATAAAAAAGTCTTATTAATAGGAGCAGATAAAATGTCTTCTATTATTGATTATACGGACCGTTCTACATGCATCATTTTTGGTGATGGAGCAGGTGCGGTATTGTTGGAACCTAATACAGAAGGATTAGGGCTGCAAGATGAATATTTGAGAAGTGATGGCTCTGGAAGAGAATTTTTAAAAATTCAAGCTGGTGGATCAATTACACCGCCTTCACAAGAAACCATAGACAACAAACAACACTTTGTACATCAAGATGGACGTACAGTGTTTAAATTTGCGGTTTCAAATATGGCCGACGTTTGCGAAAAAATAATGCAGCGTAATAACTTAACCAATGATGATGTATCATGGTTAGTGCCACACCAAGCTAATATGCGTATTATAGACGCTACAGCCAAACGAATGAATTTAGAAGACGATAAAGTCTTAAAAAATATTCATAGATATGGTAATACAACTTCTGCAACATTACCATTGCTACTTTATGATTTTGAATCAAAACTTAAAAAAGGAGACAATTTAATATTTGCTGCTTTTGGAGGTGGATTTACGTGGGGTTCTATTTATTTAAAATGGGCCTACAACTCTTAA
- the rpmF gene encoding 50S ribosomal protein L32: MAHPKRKISKTRRDKRRTHYKATAPQIATCPTTGEAHLYHRAHWSEGKLYYRGQVLIDNSVEENVA; this comes from the coding sequence ATGGCACATCCTAAAAGAAAAATCTCGAAAACAAGAAGAGATAAGAGAAGAACACATTACAAAGCAACTGCGCCACAAATTGCAACTTGCCCAACAACTGGTGAAGCTCATTTATACCACAGAGCGCACTGGAGTGAAGGAAAACTTTACTACAGAGGTCAAGTTTTAATTGACAATTCAGTAGAAGAAAACGTAGCATAA
- a CDS encoding YceD family protein: MKQLKEFTIPFVGLKEGKHLFDYSIDQTFFNHFEYEDFNSCDIKVNLTFVKKSTLLELNFEISGTVNVNCDVTNEPFDLPIETSFDLVVKFGDEYNDDYIDILIITHGEYEVNVQQYIYESVVLALPGKRIHPGVEDGTLDSEILDKLDELSPRLKDKKEDKEETDPRWNTLKKLLTDK; the protein is encoded by the coding sequence ATGAAGCAATTAAAAGAATTTACAATACCATTTGTAGGTTTAAAAGAAGGAAAACATCTTTTTGATTATAGTATAGATCAAACGTTCTTTAATCACTTTGAGTATGAGGATTTTAACTCATGTGATATTAAAGTAAATTTAACTTTTGTAAAGAAATCAACTTTATTGGAGTTAAACTTTGAAATTTCAGGAACTGTAAACGTCAATTGCGATGTTACAAACGAACCTTTTGACTTACCAATAGAAACTAGTTTTGATTTGGTAGTTAAATTTGGAGATGAATATAATGACGATTATATAGATATATTAATTATTACTCATGGAGAGTACGAGGTTAATGTTCAGCAATATATATATGAATCAGTTGTATTAGCGTTGCCAGGTAAACGTATACATCCAGGAGTTGAAGACGGAACATTAGATTCTGAAATACTTGACAAATTAGATGAACTTAGCCCAAGGCTAAAAGATAAAAAAGAAGACAAAGAGGAAACCGATCCTCGTTGGAATACATTAAAAAAACTATTAACGGATAAATAA